A stretch of the Calorimonas adulescens genome encodes the following:
- a CDS encoding energy-coupling factor transporter transmembrane component T family protein: MRTLSLYQEGNSIIHKIDPITKIIFVLITILIPIIMGTLNSAFAFLLISLTLVIIAGVIKKVLPIVGFTSIILVTVIIIQGLYYFNNRTPFFAIGTVVFYKEGLLYALEIILRIYSIINSVSLLMFTTKPSDLVEALVKKGLSPRIGYVFSSVLQIIPQMMSTVDTIIDAQRSRGMEVEGSFSRRIRAFIPLIGPAVISSLIDTKERAMALEVRAFNSRYKKTFLNEGTTFKYADVMQVSLISILIISIVLRFVH, encoded by the coding sequence ATGAGGACTTTAAGCCTCTATCAGGAAGGGAACTCCATTATTCATAAAATAGACCCTATTACCAAAATAATATTTGTACTTATTACTATACTTATACCAATAATTATGGGGACATTGAATTCAGCGTTTGCATTTCTACTAATCAGTTTGACTTTAGTGATAATTGCAGGGGTCATCAAAAAGGTGCTCCCTATTGTGGGATTTACAAGTATAATCCTTGTAACAGTTATAATCATTCAGGGTCTGTATTACTTTAATAACAGGACACCATTCTTTGCTATTGGAACTGTTGTTTTTTACAAAGAAGGGCTTTTGTATGCTCTCGAAATAATTTTGAGGATATACAGCATAATTAATTCTGTATCTCTGCTGATGTTTACAACAAAACCCTCGGACCTTGTGGAGGCACTTGTGAAAAAAGGTCTTTCACCCCGGATAGGATATGTTTTTAGCTCGGTCCTTCAGATTATTCCGCAGATGATGTCGACTGTCGACACAATAATTGATGCACAGAGGTCAAGAGGGATGGAGGTTGAGGGCAGTTTTTCCAGAAGAATAAGGGCCTTTATACCACTCATAGGACCTGCTGTGATAAGTTCACTCATAGACACCAAAGAAAGGGCTATGGCGTTAGAAGTCAGGGCTTTTAATTCAAGGTATAAAAAGACATTTTTAAATGAAGGCACAACCTTTAAATATGCTGATGTTATGCAGGTGTCATTAATATCTATTCTCATAATTTCTATTGTTTTACGCTTTGTACACTGA
- a CDS encoding ECF transporter S component, protein MGKRSMWSFKFTTASLVLIPTAVGINYIGKFFASLLKLPLWLDSIGTMLSSMMAGPIVGAISGAINNIIYGLTADPISLVYAITSVAIGLTVGILAYIGWFKSWSMAVVSGLVVGLIAAIVSTPLNVIFWGGQTGNIWGDSVFAFLSAREIPIWIASFADEIIVDVPDKIATVLISYGIYKGLPRQLTSIYRNDDEIKEL, encoded by the coding sequence ATGGGTAAACGAAGCATGTGGTCTTTTAAGTTCACAACAGCATCACTGGTCCTTATACCTACTGCTGTAGGCATAAACTACATTGGCAAATTCTTTGCAAGTCTCCTTAAACTTCCACTCTGGCTTGACTCTATAGGTACTATGCTGTCAAGTATGATGGCAGGGCCAATTGTTGGTGCAATATCAGGTGCAATAAACAATATAATATACGGGCTGACAGCCGACCCCATCTCACTGGTTTATGCCATAACAAGTGTGGCCATTGGTTTGACGGTTGGTATACTTGCCTATATAGGCTGGTTTAAGAGCTGGTCCATGGCAGTTGTTTCAGGGTTGGTTGTAGGACTGATAGCCGCCATAGTGTCAACACCTCTGAATGTTATATTCTGGGGCGGTCAGACCGGCAATATATGGGGAGACAGTGTGTTTGCATTTCTATCAGCGAGAGAAATTCCTATCTGGATTGCATCATTTGCGGATGAGATTATAGTAGATGTGCCGGACAAGATTGCAACAGTGCTTATAAGTTATGGTATTTATAAGGGACTACCCAGGCAACTGACATCCATTTATAGAAATGATGATGAGATAAAAGAGTTGTAG